A window of the Gossypium hirsutum isolate 1008001.06 chromosome A03, Gossypium_hirsutum_v2.1, whole genome shotgun sequence genome harbors these coding sequences:
- the LOC107886546 gene encoding plant intracellular Ras-group-related LRR protein 3 isoform X1: MDPNLSKFPILSYIFSQQDPYNYPSLPPQIRQDLLTRFPHLPDPSILASLSRSIPTSVTQTHSLLRSLGPRPDPSAVSAARSKITHIQETQSSLQEADIYKTVLRLEGLHEDYERQLTEVEENLGRLYCSAVEQMSGDDEVNEDVVRILKEAENGVVERVELSGRQLRLLPEAFGKLHGLVYLNLSNNQIEVIPDSIGGLKKLEELNASSNHLQHLPDSVGLLLNLRILNVSGNKLNALPESIARCSSSFFCSSLVELDASFNNLTFLPNNIGYGLLNLEKLSIQLNKIHFLPSSICEMRSLRYLDAHFNELHGLPQVIGRMTKLEVLNLSSNFNDFTELPDTISDLTNFRELDLSNNQIRALPCTFGRVGKLVKLNLDQNPLIVPPIEIANKGADAVKDYMSKKWLHIITEEQRRINLEASNQQGQTGWLSWGTSLGSNAISGVSQSVGEYLSGPKAPRDPYLDQQL, encoded by the exons ATGGATCCTAATCTTTCAAAGTTCCCCATTTTGTCCTACATCTTCTCCCAACAAGATCCTTACAATTACCCATCACTCCCTCCCCAAATCCGCCAGGATCTACTCACCCGTTTCCCCCATTTACCCGATCCATCAATCCTTGCTTCACTTTCCCGATCCATCCCCACCTCCGTCACTCAAACCCATTCCCTCCTACGCTCCCTAGGACCTCGACCCGATCCATCAGCTGTCTCCGCTGCTCGTTCCAAGATTACCCACATTCAAGAAACCCAATCTTCCTTACAGGAGGCCGACATATATAAGACCGTGCTTAGATTGGAAGGCTTGCACGAGGATTATGAGAGACAGTTGACTGAGGTGGAGGAGAATCTGGGTCGTTTGTATTGCTCAGCTGTCGAGCAAATGAGCGGCGATGATGAAGTAAATGAGGATGTTGTGAGGATATTGAAAGAAGCTGAGAATGGGGTGGTTGAAAGAGTTGAGCTTTCTGGAAGACAGTTGAGGCTATTGCCTGAGGCCTTTGGTAAACTTCACGGTTTGGTTTATCTCAATCTTTCCAATAACCAGATAGAg GTCATTCCTGATTCGATTGGAGGACTAAAGAAACTTGAGGAGCTTAATGCATCCTCCAATCATTTGCAACATCTGCCTGACTCCGTTGGTTTGTTGCTTAATCTGAGGATCCTCAATGTCTCGGGAAACAAGCTAAATGCCCTCCCGGAAAGCATTGCACGATGCAG TTCTTCATTCTTTTGCAGTTCACTGGTCGAGTTGGATGCAAGCTTTAACAACCTGACATTTCTGCCGAACAATATTGGATATGGGCTCCTAAATCTTGAAAAGCTGTCGATCCAGCTGAACAAGATCCACTTCCTACCATCATCAATCTGTGAAATGAGGTCCTTGAGGTATCTGGATGCTCATTTCAATGAGCTTCATGGCTTGCCACAAGTGATTGGGAGAATGACAAAACTTGAAGTCCTGAATCTTAGTAGTAATTTCAATGACTTCACAGAACTTCCTGATACTATTAGTGATCTGACCAATTTCCGGGAACTCGATCTCAGCAACAACCAAATCCGGGCTCTGCCTTGCACATTCGGCCGCGTTGGGAAACTAGTGAAGCTCAATTTGGACCAGAATCCGCTCATAGTGCCTCCAATTGAGATAGCAAATAAGGGGGCTGATGCTGTGAAAGATTACATGTCGAAAAAGTGGCTCCACATAATCACGGAGGAGCAAAGGAGAATCAATCTTGAAGCAAGTAATCAGCAAGGTCAGACGGGATGGTTGTCATGGGGAACTTCATTGGGGAGTAACGCCATCTCTGGGGTTTCCCAAAGTGTTGGGGAATACCTGAGTGGGCCAAAGGCTCCTAGGGATCCGTATCTGGATCAACAACTGTGA
- the LOC107886546 gene encoding plant intracellular Ras-group-related LRR protein 3 isoform X2, producing the protein MDPNLSKFPILSYIFSQQDPYNYPSLPPQIRQDLLTRFPHLPDPSILASLSRSIPTSVTQTHSLLRSLGPRPDPSAVSAARSKITHIQETQSSLQEADIYKTVLRLEGLHEDYERQLTEVEENLGRLYCSAVEQMSGDDEVNEDVVRILKEAENGVVERVELSGRQLRLLPEAFGKLHGLVYLNLSNNQIEVIPDSIGGLKKLEELNASSNHLQHLPDSVGLLLNLRILNVSGNKLNALPESIARCSSLVELDASFNNLTFLPNNIGYGLLNLEKLSIQLNKIHFLPSSICEMRSLRYLDAHFNELHGLPQVIGRMTKLEVLNLSSNFNDFTELPDTISDLTNFRELDLSNNQIRALPCTFGRVGKLVKLNLDQNPLIVPPIEIANKGADAVKDYMSKKWLHIITEEQRRINLEASNQQGQTGWLSWGTSLGSNAISGVSQSVGEYLSGPKAPRDPYLDQQL; encoded by the exons ATGGATCCTAATCTTTCAAAGTTCCCCATTTTGTCCTACATCTTCTCCCAACAAGATCCTTACAATTACCCATCACTCCCTCCCCAAATCCGCCAGGATCTACTCACCCGTTTCCCCCATTTACCCGATCCATCAATCCTTGCTTCACTTTCCCGATCCATCCCCACCTCCGTCACTCAAACCCATTCCCTCCTACGCTCCCTAGGACCTCGACCCGATCCATCAGCTGTCTCCGCTGCTCGTTCCAAGATTACCCACATTCAAGAAACCCAATCTTCCTTACAGGAGGCCGACATATATAAGACCGTGCTTAGATTGGAAGGCTTGCACGAGGATTATGAGAGACAGTTGACTGAGGTGGAGGAGAATCTGGGTCGTTTGTATTGCTCAGCTGTCGAGCAAATGAGCGGCGATGATGAAGTAAATGAGGATGTTGTGAGGATATTGAAAGAAGCTGAGAATGGGGTGGTTGAAAGAGTTGAGCTTTCTGGAAGACAGTTGAGGCTATTGCCTGAGGCCTTTGGTAAACTTCACGGTTTGGTTTATCTCAATCTTTCCAATAACCAGATAGAg GTCATTCCTGATTCGATTGGAGGACTAAAGAAACTTGAGGAGCTTAATGCATCCTCCAATCATTTGCAACATCTGCCTGACTCCGTTGGTTTGTTGCTTAATCTGAGGATCCTCAATGTCTCGGGAAACAAGCTAAATGCCCTCCCGGAAAGCATTGCACGATGCAG TTCACTGGTCGAGTTGGATGCAAGCTTTAACAACCTGACATTTCTGCCGAACAATATTGGATATGGGCTCCTAAATCTTGAAAAGCTGTCGATCCAGCTGAACAAGATCCACTTCCTACCATCATCAATCTGTGAAATGAGGTCCTTGAGGTATCTGGATGCTCATTTCAATGAGCTTCATGGCTTGCCACAAGTGATTGGGAGAATGACAAAACTTGAAGTCCTGAATCTTAGTAGTAATTTCAATGACTTCACAGAACTTCCTGATACTATTAGTGATCTGACCAATTTCCGGGAACTCGATCTCAGCAACAACCAAATCCGGGCTCTGCCTTGCACATTCGGCCGCGTTGGGAAACTAGTGAAGCTCAATTTGGACCAGAATCCGCTCATAGTGCCTCCAATTGAGATAGCAAATAAGGGGGCTGATGCTGTGAAAGATTACATGTCGAAAAAGTGGCTCCACATAATCACGGAGGAGCAAAGGAGAATCAATCTTGAAGCAAGTAATCAGCAAGGTCAGACGGGATGGTTGTCATGGGGAACTTCATTGGGGAGTAACGCCATCTCTGGGGTTTCCCAAAGTGTTGGGGAATACCTGAGTGGGCCAAAGGCTCCTAGGGATCCGTATCTGGATCAACAACTGTGA
- the LOC107886545 gene encoding uncharacterized protein, which produces MVGTKTTIKFLCSYGGKIVPRYPDGKLRYYGGETRVLAVDRSIPFSELLVKMGEMYGSAVSLRCQLPTEDLDALVSITSDEDLVNLIEEYDRLASPPSSIKIRAFLSPPRSTKKDVSPPSSSASSSKSSSTSTPRYSCIRQISRTPVAYPLRSEKSAGKMIPYYGYHVHHGNPSHIYLINSGNHWQ; this is translated from the exons ATGGTTGGAACTAAAACCACCATCAAGTTCCTCTGTAGTTACGGCGGAAAAATCGTCCCTCGTTACCCTGACGGCAAACTCCGTTATTACGGCGGTGAAACCCGTGTCCTCGCCGTCGATCGCTCCATTCCCTTCTCTG AGCTGTTGGTGAAGATGGGAGAGATGTATGGGTCAGCGGTGAGCCTACGTTGCCAATTGCCTACAGAGGATTTAGACGCGCTGGTTTCGATCACTTCCGATGAGGATCTCGTGAATCTCATCGAGGAATACGATCGGCTAGCGTCGCCACCATCTTCTATAAAGATCAGAGCTTTTCTTTCGCCTCCGAGATCCACCAAAAAAGATGTTTCTCCGCCTTCGTCATCGGCTTCGTCTTCAAAGTCGTCATCTACATCCACTCCTAGATACTCCTGCATACGCCAGATCTCGAGGACTCCCGTTGCCTATCCTCTTCGCTCGGAAAAATCTGCGGGGAAGATGATCCCTTACTATGGTTACCATGTTCACCATGGCAACCCTAGCCATATTTACCTTATTAACAGCGGGAATCACTGGCAATAG